One Gimesia sp. genomic window carries:
- a CDS encoding sulfatase translates to MRLLLMIALLWLVSTPLQAAQKPNILFIAIDDQNDWIGCLKGHPQIKTPNIDKVASRGTLFTNAHCQSPLCNPSRTSLMTGLRPTTTGIYGLAPWFRNVDRFKDRVSLPQYLEQNGYKTLSTGKIYHGGYGRKKKDKEFNVLGPPAGVGVKPPKKLVNTPNPHPLVDWGTFPHKDEDKGDWKVASWAVDQLNKKPTEPFFLSVGFFLPHVPCYATQKWFDLYPADTVQLPPVLDVDRDDTPRFSWYLHWKLPEPRLKFLKEANEWHNLVRSYLACTSFVDSQVGRVVDALEKNNLAENTIIVIWSDHGWHLGEKLITGKNTLWERSTRVPLIFAGPGITEGAVCSKPAELLDIYPTLVELSGLPPRTDLEGHSLVPQLKDANTPRKWPAITSHNRNNTTVRTENYRYIHYADGSEEFYDMQQDPAEWKNLIGDPNYAKLIEEHRTWLPTVNEKPAPGSKHRILRYENGQANWEEEDIKNDDPIPEL, encoded by the coding sequence ATGCGCTTGCTCCTGATGATCGCTCTTCTCTGGCTCGTCTCCACACCGCTCCAGGCGGCTCAGAAACCCAACATTCTGTTTATTGCCATCGACGACCAGAACGACTGGATCGGCTGCCTGAAAGGGCACCCCCAGATCAAGACCCCGAACATTGACAAGGTCGCCTCGCGGGGAACCCTGTTTACCAACGCCCACTGCCAGTCCCCCCTCTGTAATCCCTCGCGGACCAGCCTGATGACCGGCCTGCGGCCCACGACCACCGGCATCTACGGACTGGCCCCCTGGTTCCGCAACGTCGATCGTTTCAAAGATCGTGTTTCGCTCCCTCAGTACCTGGAGCAGAACGGTTATAAAACTTTGAGCACCGGCAAAATTTATCACGGCGGCTACGGTCGCAAGAAAAAAGACAAGGAATTCAACGTCCTCGGCCCGCCTGCCGGGGTCGGCGTGAAGCCTCCCAAAAAACTGGTCAACACCCCCAACCCGCACCCCCTCGTCGATTGGGGCACCTTCCCGCACAAAGACGAAGACAAAGGCGACTGGAAGGTCGCCAGCTGGGCCGTCGATCAGTTGAACAAAAAACCGACCGAACCCTTCTTCCTCTCGGTCGGCTTCTTTCTGCCGCACGTCCCCTGCTACGCCACACAGAAGTGGTTCGACCTCTACCCCGCGGACACCGTCCAGTTGCCTCCCGTGCTGGATGTCGACCGCGACGACACGCCCCGCTTTTCCTGGTACCTGCACTGGAAGCTCCCCGAACCCCGGCTCAAGTTTCTCAAGGAAGCCAACGAGTGGCACAACCTGGTGCGGTCTTACCTCGCCTGCACCAGCTTTGTCGACAGCCAGGTCGGACGCGTCGTCGACGCACTTGAGAAAAACAACCTGGCGGAAAATACCATTATCGTCATCTGGTCCGACCACGGCTGGCACCTGGGTGAGAAACTGATCACCGGCAAGAACACGCTCTGGGAACGTTCGACACGTGTTCCCCTCATCTTCGCCGGTCCGGGCATCACCGAAGGCGCTGTCTGCAGCAAACCGGCCGAACTCCTGGATATCTATCCCACGCTGGTCGAACTCAGCGGCCTGCCTCCCCGCACCGACCTCGAAGGTCACTCGCTGGTCCCACAGCTCAAGGACGCCAACACACCCCGCAAGTGGCCCGCCATCACCTCTCACAACCGCAACAACACCACGGTCCGCACGGAAAATTATCGCTATATTCACTACGCTGACGGATCGGAAGAGTTTTATGATATGCAGCAGGACCCCGCGGAATGGAAAAATCTCATCGGCGATCCCAATTATGCAAAATTGATTGAAGAACATCGCACCTGGCTTCCCACGGTCAACGAAAAGCCTGCGCCCGGCAGCAAGCATCGCATCCTGCGATACGAAAACGGTCAGGCAAACTGGGAAGAAGAAGACATCAAAAACGATGATCCGATTCCTGAGTTGTAA